The following proteins are co-located in the Anoplopoma fimbria isolate UVic2021 breed Golden Eagle Sablefish chromosome 18, Afim_UVic_2022, whole genome shotgun sequence genome:
- the LOC129107525 gene encoding pleckstrin homology domain-containing family G member 3 → MGYQRSMWRRGGGGGGGGREAVVRCSCSEEEVKISFRSVVEERRLRRVFVWLGGLSASLLFRYLAKPSEEWLADSPRLSAASLSSNDRAPSPSDRRPASLISTLSSGSGSSRDDNLVPPPSSRTSDVDLDLSPAGGAAEAERGAEPGPEPDIKGRSLGLIHNNNNNKESTPTRGSSRRQQASPFISRIMAPNPQLTYLDRVVMEIIETERTYVRDLRMIVEDYLSHIIDQSDLSIRPEQVCSLFGNIEDIYEFNSELLQSLDLCDNDPVAVARCFVMKSEYFEIYTQYCTNYPNSVAALTECMRNKSLAKFFRDRQASLKRSLPLGSYLLKPVQRILKYHLLLQEIVKHFDPEEAGYEVVEEAIYTMTGVAWYINDMKRKHEHAVRLQEVQSLLLNWKGPDLTTYGELVLEGTFKVHRAKNERTLFLFDRMLLITKRRGEHYVYKTHISCSTLMLIESAKDSLSFSVTHYKHPKQPHTVQAKTVEEKKLWAHHIKRIILENHQAIIPQKAKEAILEMDSIYPPRYRYSPERLKKALSCQSDEFPSDGRQGRRQSEPIKEILKSSKVILKRGRGSLSLGECLEEEEEEEEELSSRKDSLERLISGDEEEEEEDFLFEEDFTSSVLAAVSCWTRALLSSGVTMEAEGGGVSSEGRNEENGRPPGEDGPGGTDPTCEPPSSDEPPQEKTSESEPTENSEPQPSSDPSSLADTRPASPQRSEEQGPEGDPEPTEEPSCATPDSDSKTVSSGESSEDEEDVKEVPVKEGEAASILPSSVLDKAGAIARHFSNSINRGSLSQDDARSLGCASPRIPSRTGSCLSLSAEPADRTMRLNSLCSDPAETFGVTDLTLLSPRDDSLFDGIRRRRDSTLSKQDQLLIGKIKSYYENAENQDATFGLQRRESLTYIPTGLVRSSVSRLNSIPKDETVPTNPSTSTTTSSLESSSALITDTRGHMISSDSLDSFLSDQRSTDPEDSEASHWSRSQSLQDNPSEDEEFRPSSEMIKIWHTMEREINRSQGADGGLRRPQEAPQTSRGTNVSLSDATKTSNKSCDAESEASDLSTITEESASPSPLKLKSTAVSRTGSLKDALKVFGEESVVLKAPVPRVTQLRAEGETADQDINQLDDVDQTKSKVLNLARQYSQRIKTTKPVVRPRSQGALKGRRNLPCVVEEKEGSGKPLLTLLVPHNKSTSLPLSPVDQTPGLSCSSAVLDPGRARSRSPLNPLTPPPPIEGFHWPDVRQLRSRYSDQKSPVSRSRSIPDQMFDGGLRRRSSCSSSCSSSCSSSLLLADGASAEVPSYKPRGSRNAGGEERRKRLHRANSLDPRLSGAQTTELQKLQDQVADRDYHGYYVAAEASLPDDEEHKIIVMEKLPETQTAEPEEDGDDNLIQIRSPTSREKISIMAVIDRCRVYQESDEYKQREDVKARAEPPASSNHQEDGPQTAGSNPGPKTEPGQQSIVKNLREKFQSRS, encoded by the exons CCTCCGACCGCCGCCCGGCGAGCCTGATCTCCACGCTGTCCTCGGGCTCCGGATCGTCCCGAGACGACAACCTCGTCCCACCGCCTTCCTCCCGGACCTCCGACGTGGACCTGGACTTGAGCCCTGCAGGGGGCGCTGCAGAGGCCGAGAGGGGGGCGGAGCCAGGCCCGGAGCCTGACATTAAGGGGCGGAGCCTCGGCCtcatacacaacaacaacaacaacaaagagtcCACGCCGACCCGCGGCTCCAGCCGCCGCCAGCAGGCCTCGCCCTTCATCAGCCGGATCATGGCGCCGAACCCTCAGCTGACCTACCTGGACCGCGTCGTCATGGAGATCATCGAGACGGAGAGGACGTATGTCAGAGACCTGCGCATGATCGTAGAG gactacCTGTCTCACATCATTGATCAGAGCGATCTATCGATCCGTCCTGAGCAGGTCTGTTCTCTGTTTGGAAACATCGAGGACATCTACGAGTTCAACAG CGAGCTGCTTCAGTCTCTGGATCTCTGTGACAACGACCCCGTGGCCGTCGCCAGGTGCTTCGTCATGAAG AGTGAGTACTTTGAGATCTACACACAGTACTGCACCAACTACCCAAA TTCGGTTGCCGCTCTGACGGAGTGCATGAGGAATAAATCTCTGGCTAAGTTCTTTCGTGATCGTCAGGCGTCGTTGAAGCGTTCGCTGCCTCTCGGTTCATACCTACTCAAACCGGTTCAGAGGATCCTTAAATACCACCTGCTGCTCCAG GAGATAGTGAAGCACTTTGACCCTGAGGAGGCGGGTTacgaggtggtggaggaggccaTCTACACCATGACGGGCGTGGCCTGGTACATCAACGACATGAAGAGGAAACACGAGCACGCCGTCAGACTGCAG GAGGTTCAGTCTCTGCTGCTGAACTGGAAAGGTCCGGACCTCACCACTTACGGAGAACTGGTTCTGGAGGGAACCTTCAAAGTCCACCGAGCCAAAAACGAGAGAACGCTGTTCCTGTTCGACCGCATGCTGCTCATCACCAAACGCCGCGGAGAACACTACGTCTACAAGACGCACATCTCT tgttcCACTCTGATGCTGATTGAAAGCGCCAAAGACTCTCTGAGCTTCAGTGTGACTCATTACAAACATCCCAAACAGCCTCACACCGTTCAG GCGAAGACGGTGGAAGAGAAGAAGCTTTGGGCTCATCACATCAAACGCATCATTCTGGAGAACCACCAGGCCATCATCCCCCAGAAG GCTAAAGAGGCCATCTTGGAAATGGATTCCATAT ATCCTCCCAGGTATCGGTACAGTCCTGAGCGGCTGAAGAAAGCTCTGTCCTGTCAGTCTGACGAGTTTCCCTCAGACGGTCGTCAGGGACGACGACAGTCCG agcCGATCAAAGAAATACTGAAGAGCAgcaaag TCATCTTAAAG agggggaggggctctCTCTCGTTGGGTGAgtgtttggaggaggaggaggaggaggaggaggagctcagcAGTAGGAAGGACTCACTGGAGCGACTGATCTctggtgatgaagaggaggaggaggaggacttcctgtttgaggAGGACTTCACCAGCTCGGTGCTGGCGGCCGTCTCCTGTTGGACCCGGGCTCTGCTCTCATCGGGCGTTACCATG GAGGCAGAAGGAGGCGGAGTCTCCTCTGAAGGCCGCAACGAGGAAAATGGCCGACCTCCTGGAGAAGACGGGCCAGGTGGAACTGACCCGACATGTGAGCCG CCCTCCTCAGATGAGCCGCCACAAGAGAAGACCTCAGAGTCTGAACCGACAGAAAACTCTGAACCACAACCCTCCTCTGATCCTAGCAGTTTGGCAGATACTCGTCCAGCGTCTCCTCAAAGGTCAGAGGAGCAGGGACCTGAAGGAGATCCTGAACCCACAGAGGAACCGTCCTGTGCCACACCTGATTCAGACTCAAAGACCGTGAGTAGCGGGGAATCCTcagaggacgaggaggatgTGAAGGAGGTGCCGGTGAAAGAGGGTGAAGCCGCCAGcatccttccttcttctgtccTGGACAAAGCCGGCGCCATCGCTCGGCACTTCTCCAACAGCATCAACCGAGGCAGCCTCTCCCAGGATGACGCCCGCTCCCTCGGCTGTGCGTCACCGCGGATACCCAGCAGGACCGGCAGCTGCCTCAGCCTCAGCGCCGAACCCGCCGACAGAACGATGAGGCTCAACAGTCTATGTTCTGATCCTGCAGAGACCTTCGGCGTGACAGATTTGACCCTGCTGTCTCCTCGGGACGACAGCCTCTTTGACGGCATTCGGCGGAGGCGGGACTCCACCTTGTCCAAGCAGGACCAGCTGCTCATCGGCAAAATCAAGAGCTACTACGAGAACGCCGAGAACCAGGACGCCACCTTCGGCCTCCAGCGCAGAGAGAGTCTGACGTACATCCCCACCGGGCTGGTCAGGAGCTCCGTCAGCCGGCTCAACAGCATCCCAAAGGATGAAACCGTCCCGACCaatccctccacctccaccacgaCCTCCAGTCTGGAGTCAAGCTCAGCTTTAATCACAGATACCCGGGGTCACATGATCTCCAGTGACTCTTTGGACTCTTTCCTGTCTGATCAGAGAAGCACGGATCCAGAAGATTCAGAAGCCAGCCACTGGTCCAGATCTCAAAGCTTGCAGGACAATCCATCTGAGGATGAAGAGTTCAGACCTTCCTCTGAAATGATCAAGATCTGGCATACGATGGAGCGAGAGATCAACCGATCTCAAGGTGCTGACGGAGGTCTCCGACGACCCCAAGAAGCTCCACAGACCTCCAGAGGGACCAACGTCAGCCTTTCTGACGCGACAAAGACCTCAAACAAGAGCTGTGACGCAGAGAGTGAAGCGTCTGACCTCAGCACCATCACAGAGGAATCCGCGAGTCCTTCGCCCCTCAAGCTCAAATCCACCGCTGTGAGTCGGACAGGAAGTCTGAAGGACGCCCTGAAGGTGTTCGGGGAAGAATCTGTGGTCCTCAAGGCTCCGGTTCCTCGGGTCACCCAGTTGAGGGCAGAGGGGGAAACAGCCGACCAGGACATAAACCAGCTGGACGACGTAGACCAGACAAAGAGCAAAGTCCTCAATCTGGCCCGCCAGTACAGCCAGCGGATCAAAACCACCAAACCAGTGGTCCGACCGCGGAGTCAGGGCGCCCTGAAGGGCAGGAGGAATTTACCCTGtgtggtggaggagaaggagggctCAG GTAAACCCCTCCTGACTCTGCTGGTTCCTCATAACAAGTCAACCTCTCTACCGCTGAGCCCCGTGGACCAGACCCCCGGTCTCTCCTGCAGCTCGGCAGTCTTGGACCCGGGTCGAGCTCGCTCCCGGAGTCCTCTGAACCCCCTCACGCCCCCCCCTCCCATCGAGGGCTTCCACTGGCCCGACGTCCGACAGCTCCGCTCCAGATACTCGGACCAGAAGAGTCCCGTCAGCCGGAGTCGCTCCATCCCGGACCAGATGTTTGACGGCGGTCTGAGGAGGcgctccagctgctcctccagctgctcctccagctgctcctccagcctCCTCCTCGCCGATGGGGCTTCTGCCGAGGTTCCTTCGTATAAGCCTCGCGGCAGTCGGAACGCCGGCGGAGAGGAACGCAGGAAACGTCTCCACAGAGCCAACTCTCTGGACCCGCGGCTCAGCGGAGCTCAGACCACGGAGCTGCAGAAGCTCCAGGACCAGGTCGCCGACCGCGACTACCACGGTTACTACGTCGCGGCCGAGGCGTCGCTACCGGACGATGAGGAACACAAGATCATCGTGATGGAGAAGCTTCCAGAGACGCAGACTGCAGAACCAGAAGAAGACGGTGATGACAACCTGATCCAGATCCGTTCACCCACCAGCAGGGAGAAGATCTCCATCATGGCCGTCATCGACCGCTGCCGGGTCTACCAGGAGTCCGACGAGTACAAACAGAGGGAGGACGTGAAGGCCAGGGCCGAGCCGCCGGCGTCCTCCAACCATCAGGAAGACGGACCGCAGACCGCCGGGTCAAACCCCGGACCCAAGACGGAACCCGGTCAGCAGAGTATCGTGAAGAACCTGAGAGAAAAGTTCCAGAGCCGGAgctga